A genomic window from Aestuariirhabdus litorea includes:
- a CDS encoding LTA synthase family protein, protein MFWLLMATLRVTFLLGFSEVGDTVQASIADLAKVLYIGFKFDLRLALILTLPLILLAYLPWVNLARLSLVRKLAFGYLLLAVSGLVVFYVFDFGHYAYLGVRINSTALRFLEDFAISRDMVWESYPVVWITVAVLATIAAFMYGYSRLVHSTLLQDPPSIRIPARIGGGVVIFFAVLLGLLGRWPGNIENPVPLRWSDAFFSGSTPISSLGLNPVLYFFVSSEYSESPYELEEVKRYYPAISQYLGVEQPDSERLNYVRQFPASEHSVSDKGRKPNVVLIMLESLGASRLGVYNNPLTPSPNLDHIARNGWFMPNFYVPVSGTARTVFASLTGLPDVTRVNTASRNTLITEQLMIINEFKDYQKHYLIGGSLGWANMSAVINHNIPDIHISEEGSFSSPNVDVWGISDLDLFKESDKVFRQLPDEQPFLAIIQTAGNHRPFTIPDNNDDFVVDNSHSDEALSKAGFRSAAQYNAVRLLDYNIGRFMEMAKESGYFDNTIFVFYGDHNNRITETPHMKPFYEALDLDGLHVPHMIYAPKLLQPRVIEGAVSLVDVFPTLAGLVGIPYRNTTLGRDINRPAPEGERVVYTQTSHKTTPVIGAITKDYMLRIDYNNDVIKLHDLNSDTPAEDVSGQHPEKAEKLTQLAKGFYETTRYLLHHNNERSLAQ, encoded by the coding sequence ATGTTTTGGCTACTCATGGCCACACTGCGTGTTACTTTCCTGCTGGGTTTTTCCGAAGTGGGTGACACGGTACAGGCGTCCATCGCGGACCTGGCCAAGGTGCTTTATATCGGTTTCAAGTTTGACCTGCGGCTGGCGCTTATTCTCACCTTGCCCCTGATTCTGCTGGCCTACCTCCCCTGGGTTAACCTCGCCCGTCTATCCCTTGTACGTAAACTCGCCTTCGGTTACCTGCTACTGGCAGTGTCCGGCCTGGTGGTCTTCTATGTGTTTGATTTTGGCCACTATGCCTATCTTGGGGTTCGCATCAACAGCACGGCCCTGCGCTTTCTCGAGGACTTTGCGATCTCCCGGGATATGGTGTGGGAAAGCTATCCGGTGGTGTGGATCACAGTCGCCGTATTAGCCACCATCGCAGCCTTTATGTATGGCTATTCACGACTGGTCCACTCAACCCTGCTGCAAGACCCGCCATCCATTCGCATCCCCGCCCGCATTGGCGGAGGGGTAGTGATCTTTTTCGCGGTGCTTCTGGGCCTGCTCGGCCGCTGGCCCGGTAACATCGAGAACCCGGTCCCGCTGCGCTGGAGCGACGCCTTTTTCAGCGGCAGCACCCCCATCTCCTCTCTTGGACTGAACCCCGTACTCTACTTCTTTGTCTCCTCGGAGTACTCAGAGTCCCCTTACGAGCTTGAGGAGGTTAAACGCTACTACCCCGCCATCAGTCAGTACCTGGGGGTTGAGCAACCCGATAGCGAGCGCCTGAATTATGTCCGCCAGTTTCCGGCATCGGAGCACAGTGTCAGTGACAAAGGCCGTAAACCCAATGTGGTGCTGATCATGCTGGAGTCGCTGGGAGCGAGCCGGCTGGGCGTCTACAACAACCCACTGACCCCCTCCCCTAACCTGGATCACATTGCGCGTAACGGCTGGTTTATGCCCAATTTCTACGTGCCTGTTTCCGGTACGGCGCGCACGGTCTTTGCCAGCCTCACCGGCCTGCCCGACGTCACCCGAGTCAATACCGCCAGCCGCAATACGCTGATTACCGAACAGCTGATGATCATCAATGAGTTCAAGGACTACCAAAAGCACTATCTGATTGGTGGCAGCCTGGGCTGGGCCAACATGAGTGCCGTCATCAACCACAACATACCCGACATCCATATCTCCGAGGAGGGCTCCTTCAGCTCGCCCAACGTGGATGTCTGGGGTATCTCCGATCTGGACCTGTTCAAGGAGTCCGATAAGGTCTTCCGCCAACTGCCGGATGAACAGCCCTTCCTGGCCATTATCCAGACCGCCGGTAACCACCGCCCCTTCACTATTCCCGATAACAACGATGACTTTGTCGTCGACAACAGCCACAGCGATGAGGCCCTTAGCAAGGCCGGCTTCCGCAGCGCTGCCCAGTACAATGCGGTTCGCCTGCTGGATTACAACATCGGTCGCTTTATGGAAATGGCCAAAGAGAGTGGCTACTTCGATAACACCATCTTCGTCTTCTACGGTGATCACAACAACCGAATCACCGAAACCCCACACATGAAGCCCTTTTACGAGGCGCTGGATCTGGACGGCCTCCACGTGCCCCACATGATTTACGCCCCCAAGCTGCTCCAGCCCCGGGTCATTGAGGGGGCGGTCAGCCTGGTGGATGTGTTCCCCACACTGGCGGGACTGGTCGGTATCCCCTACCGCAACACCACCCTCGGACGTGACATCAATCGGCCGGCACCCGAGGGGGAGCGGGTGGTTTACACCCAGACCTCCCACAAGACAACACCGGTGATTGGCGCCATCACCAAGGACTATATGCTACGCATCGATTACAACAACGATGTCATCAAGTTGCACGACCTCAACTCCGACACACCGGCGGAGGATGTGAGTGGGCAGCACCCGGAAAAGGCAGAGAAACTGACCCAGCTGGCCAAGGGATTCTATGAAACCACCCGCTACCTGCTGCACCACAACAATGAACGCAGCCTGGCCCAGTAA
- a CDS encoding exo-alpha-sialidase: MDPKFGLQWAIALAVSLLFVGVWLVAPGEPEQRFQLARYADTGDEVILRERIASDGKTIMVHAPSIVELEDGRLLAAWFGGSREGARDVTIDGAYYDPKTSNWTPSFTLVSPRMTQEGTRRFIKKLGNPVLVNGPDGQLWMIYVSVSVGGWATSQLNLIKSTDAGLSWGIPERLVTSPFFNLSTLVKGVPFRYEDGTLGVPAYHEFAGKFGEVLRLDQDGRLIDKVRLSDGKESLQPVVLPRSPEHAHVYLRFAGEEGPYRVLKTRLVHEEAADTPEKIGVANPNSALAGFSALGMEWLIGNDTEDERDRLALLVASPEGEWRVAHYFEDASHLYANRPQRREFEQMMEAELSELLKPYPHRHGELAELKGRASGEMCRADSCYFQYDYPYAIRTRSGNIQVVFTWNRSAIKHLEFSEGWLRSLL, translated from the coding sequence TTGGATCCTAAGTTCGGACTGCAGTGGGCGATAGCGCTCGCTGTAAGTTTGCTGTTTGTAGGGGTATGGCTTGTGGCTCCCGGAGAGCCGGAGCAACGCTTCCAGCTTGCCCGGTACGCTGACACCGGTGATGAGGTGATCCTGCGTGAACGCATCGCTTCCGATGGTAAAACGATAATGGTGCATGCCCCCAGTATCGTGGAGCTCGAGGATGGGCGCCTGCTGGCCGCCTGGTTCGGGGGGAGTCGAGAGGGAGCCCGTGATGTCACCATTGATGGCGCCTACTATGATCCCAAAACCAGCAATTGGACCCCGAGTTTTACCCTGGTTTCTCCCAGGATGACCCAGGAGGGTACCCGTCGATTTATCAAGAAGCTGGGCAACCCGGTTCTGGTTAATGGCCCTGATGGCCAGTTATGGATGATTTACGTCAGTGTCTCGGTTGGGGGGTGGGCGACCAGTCAACTGAACCTGATCAAATCGACCGATGCAGGGCTCAGTTGGGGAATCCCGGAACGGCTGGTGACCTCACCTTTTTTTAATCTCAGCACCCTGGTCAAAGGGGTTCCCTTTCGATACGAAGATGGCACCTTGGGGGTGCCGGCGTATCACGAGTTTGCTGGTAAGTTCGGCGAGGTTTTGCGTCTTGACCAGGATGGCCGCCTGATCGATAAGGTGCGCCTGAGCGATGGCAAAGAGTCCTTGCAGCCGGTGGTCCTGCCCCGTTCGCCCGAGCATGCCCATGTGTATCTGCGCTTTGCCGGCGAGGAGGGACCCTATCGTGTCCTCAAGACAAGGCTTGTTCATGAGGAAGCTGCTGATACTCCGGAAAAAATCGGGGTCGCCAACCCGAATTCCGCCCTGGCCGGTTTCAGTGCCTTGGGCATGGAGTGGCTTATCGGTAACGACACCGAGGATGAACGCGATCGTCTGGCGCTCCTGGTGGCGTCCCCTGAGGGGGAGTGGCGGGTGGCGCATTACTTTGAGGATGCCTCCCACTTGTACGCCAACCGCCCGCAACGAAGGGAGTTTGAGCAGATGATGGAAGCGGAGCTTTCAGAGCTGCTAAAACCCTACCCCCATCGACATGGCGAGCTGGCCGAACTGAAAGGGAGAGCGAGCGGAGAGATGTGTCGGGCCGATAGCTGCTACTTCCAATACGACTACCCCTACGCCATCAGAACCCGGTCGGGCAATATACAGGTGGTTTTTACCTGGAACCGCAGCGCCATCAAGCATCTGGAGTTCAGTGAAGGCTGGTTAAGGAGCCTGTTGTAA
- a CDS encoding dUTP diphosphatase codes for MNQLKTMLQLQDEINRKINHNWIELDRPWFRAVWLEAAEAVNDHCDWKWWKHGSDNREQIVLEVVDIAHFLWAQLIQDCGEIPQDEAVIGFARQMQGVLDSEQPMGIIEAFEALAHATLGSRSAELEAFARVMLAVGMSFDELYRSYVGKNILNRFRQDHGYKTGEYQKQWQGREDNEHLTELLLELDASRDSFSHDLYQGLASRYPK; via the coding sequence ATGAATCAACTGAAAACGATGCTGCAGTTGCAGGATGAGATCAATCGCAAGATCAACCATAACTGGATCGAGTTGGATCGTCCCTGGTTTAGGGCCGTCTGGCTGGAGGCGGCCGAGGCGGTGAATGACCATTGTGACTGGAAATGGTGGAAGCATGGCAGTGATAACCGTGAGCAGATTGTGTTGGAGGTGGTCGATATTGCGCACTTCCTGTGGGCGCAGCTGATCCAGGACTGTGGCGAGATTCCGCAAGATGAAGCGGTTATAGGGTTTGCCCGGCAAATGCAGGGGGTGCTCGATTCGGAGCAACCGATGGGTATCATTGAAGCCTTTGAAGCCCTGGCCCATGCGACCCTGGGTTCCCGCTCCGCAGAGTTGGAGGCGTTTGCGCGGGTGATGCTGGCGGTTGGCATGAGCTTTGACGAGCTCTACCGCTCCTACGTGGGGAAAAATATCCTCAACCGTTTTCGCCAGGATCACGGTTACAAAACCGGCGAGTATCAGAAACAGTGGCAGGGGCGAGAGGATAACGAGCACCTGACCGAGCTATTGCTTGAGCTGGACGCAAGCCGGGACAGCTTTTCCCATGACCTTTATCAAGGTCTTGCCAGTCGGTACCCCAAATAG
- the rmuC gene encoding DNA recombination protein RmuC, with the protein MDQAQLMLWVLAGAGGGLLLLMVSLGLLYRQLTHSQACNRLLQDSCDQEASRASLLEQELALAKQQLIHESERSSELAEQQVKLSDAREKVLAELAQTRERLSHQQATEQGLRDRLESQERRESAAEKELIQLRESLGALERQHSALKESLDQERQHAQEKLALLENNRKQLKLEFEHLANQIFESKQQSFEEQSRKGLDTLLSPFKDQLENFRKRVDHVYASESQERTSLRTQIEELHKLNRKMTEEAGNLTKALRGENKTQGNWGELMLETVLERSGLRKGLEYRREQVVRDDQGKIYRPDVIIDLPEGKHVIVDAKVSLNAYTSYVNAEDEVQRDVALRAHIESVRQHIRGLSDKAYQKLPGINSPDFVFLFMPVEPAFMVAFERDERLFMEAFEKRIVVVTPTTLLATLRTVSNLWSLERQNNSARELADLGAKVYDKLRVVVEAMEKLGKQIDTSQKTWHEAWNSLREGRGNLVRQSQRFLELGVRVKKELPKSLLESADGDAGDQVSQIEAPPKVAAPEE; encoded by the coding sequence GTGGATCAGGCTCAACTGATGCTGTGGGTATTGGCGGGAGCGGGCGGGGGGCTGCTGCTGTTGATGGTGAGCCTTGGGCTGCTGTATCGGCAGTTAACCCATTCGCAGGCTTGCAACCGCCTTTTGCAGGACTCCTGCGACCAGGAGGCCAGCCGGGCAAGCCTGCTTGAGCAGGAGCTGGCCCTGGCCAAGCAGCAATTGATACACGAGTCGGAGCGCTCCTCCGAGCTGGCTGAGCAGCAGGTGAAACTGTCGGATGCGCGCGAGAAAGTGCTGGCGGAGCTGGCCCAGACCCGTGAGCGCTTAAGTCACCAGCAAGCTACCGAGCAGGGGTTGCGCGATCGGCTTGAGTCCCAGGAGCGGCGCGAATCAGCGGCCGAAAAGGAGCTGATTCAGCTGCGGGAATCCCTCGGGGCCCTCGAGCGACAGCACTCAGCGCTGAAGGAGAGCCTCGACCAGGAGCGGCAACATGCCCAGGAAAAGCTTGCGCTGCTGGAGAACAATCGCAAGCAGCTTAAACTGGAGTTTGAGCACCTGGCGAACCAGATTTTCGAGAGCAAGCAGCAGAGTTTTGAGGAGCAGAGCCGTAAGGGGCTGGATACCCTGCTGTCGCCCTTTAAGGATCAACTGGAAAACTTCCGGAAACGGGTAGACCATGTCTATGCCAGCGAAAGCCAGGAGCGAACCAGCCTGCGTACCCAGATCGAGGAGCTGCACAAGCTCAACCGGAAGATGACTGAGGAGGCGGGTAATCTCACCAAGGCGCTGCGAGGGGAGAACAAAACCCAGGGCAACTGGGGCGAGTTGATGCTGGAAACCGTGTTGGAGCGCAGCGGCTTGCGCAAGGGGCTGGAGTATCGTCGTGAACAGGTGGTGCGGGATGACCAGGGTAAGATCTATCGCCCCGATGTAATCATCGACCTTCCTGAAGGCAAACATGTCATTGTCGATGCCAAAGTGAGCCTGAATGCCTACACCAGCTACGTGAATGCGGAGGATGAGGTCCAGCGAGATGTGGCCTTGCGGGCCCATATCGAAAGTGTTCGTCAGCACATCAGGGGGCTGTCCGACAAGGCTTACCAGAAACTGCCGGGCATCAATTCGCCCGATTTCGTGTTCCTCTTTATGCCGGTGGAACCCGCCTTTATGGTCGCGTTCGAGCGCGATGAGCGCCTCTTTATGGAAGCGTTTGAGAAGCGGATCGTCGTTGTTACTCCCACCACGCTTCTGGCTACCCTGAGAACGGTTTCCAACCTCTGGAGCCTGGAACGCCAGAACAACAGCGCTCGAGAACTGGCGGATCTGGGTGCCAAGGTTTACGACAAGCTCAGGGTTGTCGTCGAAGCGATGGAAAAGCTTGGAAAGCAGATCGATACCAGCCAGAAAACCTGGCATGAGGCCTGGAATAGCCTGCGCGAAGGGCGAGGAAACCTGGTGCGCCAGAGTCAACGCTTTCTTGAGCTGGGGGTTCGGGTCAAGAAGGAACTCCCCAAATCATTGTTGGAGTCCGCCGATGGGGATGCGGGTGATCAGGTTTCGCAGATAGAGGCTCCCCCTAAAGTGGCGGCGCCAGAAGAGTAA
- a CDS encoding globin, with product MSKKDDLINQSLERCMKDGTFMDHFYQHFIDSDPRIAEKFTNTDMDKQKRMMDASLHMLMLLSADSSAGMGHLRHIGKTHSREHHNINPDLYDCWFNSLMQTVREYDSELTPEIETAWADVLKPGMENMRSMY from the coding sequence ATGAGCAAAAAAGACGACCTGATCAACCAAAGCCTTGAACGCTGCATGAAAGATGGCACCTTTATGGACCACTTTTACCAGCATTTTATCGATAGCGACCCACGCATTGCTGAAAAATTCACCAATACCGACATGGATAAACAGAAGCGGATGATGGACGCTTCCCTCCATATGCTGATGTTACTCAGCGCCGATTCCTCGGCGGGCATGGGGCACCTGCGCCATATTGGCAAAACCCACAGCCGTGAGCACCACAACATCAACCCTGACCTCTACGATTGCTGGTTTAACAGCCTTATGCAGACGGTCCGCGAATACGACAGCGAACTTACCCCTGAGATAGAGACCGCCTGGGCCGACGTCCTTAAGCCGGGCATGGAGAACATGCGCTCCATGTACTAG
- a CDS encoding zinc-dependent alcohol dehydrogenase family protein, protein MRSVQITHLSEGFDRVQLVDVEPPTPGPGQVRVKMLLSPVNPSDLNFIRGDYRQALEHLVWNRGRPHPVFDPEGRLPYPELPYALGGEGVGVVEACGSGWLARRLKGRRVAVAGGPPHGTWQDYCVVDARKALPVPDQLSDEQAAMFIVNPLSAYVMLTRVLRVKRGGWLLQSAAASSLGKIVIRLAEQLGVNTINLVRSKESADQLLAMGARHVLVGEGEGLSDQVAEITGGKGADYAMDAVGGGLAGAMVQCLGLGGHMVLFGTLANHPITLPSRDLMMPVARLTGFFALNWLGQQHPLQMLMILRELKRLQLEGIFEAPVERLFALEEVVAALEMASTKGRQGKVLLNIGQR, encoded by the coding sequence ATGAGATCGGTACAGATTACCCACTTATCGGAAGGTTTTGATCGAGTACAACTGGTCGATGTAGAGCCACCCACCCCAGGCCCGGGGCAGGTCCGGGTGAAGATGTTGCTGAGCCCGGTTAACCCCTCTGATCTCAACTTTATCCGCGGTGACTACCGACAGGCGCTGGAGCACCTGGTCTGGAACCGTGGGCGCCCGCACCCGGTTTTTGATCCTGAGGGGCGCCTTCCCTACCCGGAGCTGCCCTATGCCCTCGGCGGTGAGGGGGTGGGTGTGGTAGAGGCCTGTGGCAGTGGCTGGCTGGCTCGTCGCCTTAAGGGGAGGCGGGTGGCAGTGGCCGGTGGCCCGCCCCATGGAACCTGGCAGGACTACTGTGTGGTGGATGCCAGGAAAGCCTTGCCGGTTCCCGATCAGCTCAGTGATGAGCAGGCGGCCATGTTTATCGTAAACCCCTTGTCCGCTTATGTGATGTTGACTCGTGTGCTGCGGGTAAAGCGGGGAGGCTGGTTGCTGCAGAGCGCCGCTGCTTCCTCCCTCGGGAAGATAGTGATCCGGCTGGCGGAGCAGTTGGGGGTCAATACCATTAATCTGGTGCGCAGCAAGGAGAGCGCCGACCAGCTGTTGGCGATGGGGGCCCGGCATGTGCTGGTGGGTGAGGGTGAAGGGCTGAGTGACCAGGTGGCGGAGATCACCGGCGGCAAAGGCGCCGATTATGCCATGGATGCGGTGGGGGGGGGGCTGGCTGGGGCGATGGTGCAATGTCTCGGCCTTGGTGGCCATATGGTGCTCTTCGGCACGCTGGCGAACCACCCCATCACGCTTCCCTCGCGAGACCTGATGATGCCGGTTGCTCGCCTGACCGGTTTTTTTGCTCTCAACTGGCTGGGGCAGCAACACCCGCTGCAGATGTTGATGATTCTGCGTGAACTTAAGCGGCTGCAGCTGGAGGGGATATTCGAGGCGCCGGTGGAGCGCCTGTTTGCGCTGGAGGAGGTGGTCGCTGCGCTGGAAATGGCCAGCACCAAAGGGCGCCAGGGGAAAGTGTTACTCAATATCGGTCAGCGCTGA
- a CDS encoding Lrp/AsnC family transcriptional regulator, translating into MAEQRVLDRYDLRIIHELQRDARLSHVTLSERVSLSPSQCARRLQRLEEEGVITGYHAQVNAPLLGLDVVALININLEKHRDNITAAFEEAVRQRPEITECLLVTGEGDYELRVVARNLQAFSSFITDQLMKMPGVASIRSNIQLCQIKSSPLLPLEVLDPRGSVRTTVEVSGRH; encoded by the coding sequence ATGGCAGAGCAGAGGGTGCTGGATCGCTACGATCTTCGAATTATTCACGAGCTGCAGCGCGATGCGAGGCTCTCCCATGTCACCCTCTCGGAGCGGGTAAGCCTCTCTCCGTCACAATGTGCCAGGCGCTTGCAGCGGTTGGAGGAGGAGGGGGTAATCACCGGCTACCATGCACAGGTGAATGCGCCCCTTCTGGGGCTGGATGTAGTCGCGCTCATCAATATCAATCTCGAGAAGCATCGTGACAACATCACTGCGGCCTTCGAGGAGGCGGTCAGGCAGAGGCCAGAGATCACCGAGTGCCTGCTGGTAACCGGGGAGGGGGATTATGAGCTCAGGGTGGTTGCCCGTAACCTGCAGGCGTTTTCCAGTTTTATTACTGATCAGTTGATGAAAATGCCCGGGGTGGCCTCCATCCGCTCGAATATACAGCTGTGCCAGATCAAGTCCTCGCCACTGCTTCCGCTTGAGGTACTTGACCCTCGGGGATCAGTTCGGACGACGGTTGAGGTCTCCGGTCGTCACTAG
- the ipdC gene encoding indolepyruvate/phenylpyruvate decarboxylase: MTTMAESLLRGLKANGARQLFGIPGDFALPFFKVIEQSGILPLFTLSHEPGVGFAADAAARSGDGIGVAVVTYGAGAFNMVNPVACAYAEKSPLVVISGAPGVAEGQDGLLLHHQAKTLSSQQEMFKEITCDQAILTDPRTAHADIARVLQSCREQSRPVYIEFPRDLVDAPCEEVPLLQQTPGNPEAVTACAQEVLQRIAAANAPLILAGVEVRRYGLEAKVAELSRRLRLPVATTFMGRGLFSNTPCELIGSYIGIAGDPEVSRSVEESDQLLMLGVILCDTNFGVSSKRLDIRNTVNASDRQVKVGYHQYPQIPLSELVDQLLVETASVAEHRPATPPDYPRDLCADNAPIQPTDIARAVNDLFAQRGPMPIASDMGDCLFTAMDMENTHLVAPGYYATMGFGVPAGIGLQAELGQRPIILVGDGAFQMTGWELGNCRRYGLDPIVLLFNNCCWGMLATFQPETHFNTLDDWQFASMASAMGGDGTRVSTRAELEHALKKAVETTDRFQLIEIMMTPEARSSTLQHFVDAHKKRSGMGQ; this comes from the coding sequence ATGACGACAATGGCAGAATCCCTTCTCAGAGGGTTAAAAGCAAACGGGGCCCGCCAGCTGTTTGGTATTCCAGGTGATTTCGCCCTTCCCTTTTTCAAGGTGATTGAGCAATCCGGGATCCTCCCCCTTTTCACCCTGAGCCACGAGCCGGGAGTGGGCTTTGCCGCCGATGCCGCCGCTCGCAGTGGCGATGGCATCGGCGTGGCCGTGGTGACCTATGGGGCCGGTGCCTTTAACATGGTGAACCCCGTGGCCTGCGCCTACGCCGAGAAATCGCCGCTGGTGGTTATCTCCGGTGCGCCGGGGGTAGCCGAAGGCCAGGACGGTTTGCTCCTGCACCACCAGGCTAAAACCCTCAGTTCCCAGCAGGAAATGTTCAAGGAGATCACCTGCGACCAGGCGATTCTGACCGACCCCCGAACGGCACACGCCGACATTGCACGGGTTCTGCAAAGCTGCCGGGAGCAATCGCGCCCCGTTTACATCGAGTTCCCGCGAGACCTTGTCGACGCGCCCTGCGAAGAGGTCCCCCTCCTGCAGCAAACCCCCGGCAACCCTGAGGCGGTAACCGCCTGTGCCCAGGAGGTGTTGCAGCGTATCGCCGCCGCTAACGCCCCCCTGATCCTGGCCGGGGTTGAGGTTCGCCGCTACGGGCTGGAGGCCAAAGTGGCCGAACTGTCGAGGCGGTTGCGGCTTCCGGTCGCCACCACCTTTATGGGGCGTGGCCTGTTCTCCAATACACCCTGTGAGCTGATTGGCTCCTACATTGGCATAGCTGGTGACCCTGAGGTAAGCCGGTCAGTCGAAGAGTCCGACCAGTTATTGATGCTGGGAGTCATTCTGTGCGACACCAACTTCGGAGTCTCAAGCAAACGCCTTGATATCCGTAACACCGTCAACGCCTCCGATCGGCAGGTTAAGGTGGGCTATCACCAATATCCGCAGATTCCCCTGAGCGAACTGGTTGACCAGCTACTGGTCGAAACCGCCAGTGTGGCTGAACACCGCCCGGCGACCCCTCCGGACTACCCCCGTGACCTTTGCGCCGATAACGCGCCCATCCAGCCAACCGACATCGCCCGTGCCGTTAATGACCTCTTCGCGCAACGGGGCCCGATGCCGATCGCCTCAGACATGGGCGACTGCCTCTTCACCGCGATGGATATGGAGAACACCCACCTCGTGGCTCCCGGTTATTACGCTACCATGGGCTTCGGGGTGCCGGCAGGAATCGGCCTGCAAGCCGAGCTCGGACAGCGCCCCATCATCCTCGTGGGGGACGGAGCATTCCAGATGACCGGCTGGGAGCTGGGCAACTGCCGACGCTACGGCCTGGACCCCATTGTCCTGCTCTTCAACAACTGCTGTTGGGGGATGCTCGCCACCTTCCAGCCCGAGACCCACTTCAACACCCTGGACGACTGGCAGTTTGCGAGTATGGCGAGCGCTATGGGCGGGGATGGCACCCGGGTTAGCACACGGGCAGAGCTGGAGCATGCGCTAAAGAAAGCGGTGGAGACGACCGACCGCTTCCAGCTGATTGAGATCATGATGACGCCCGAAGCTCGCTCCTCGACCCTGCAACATTTCGTCGACGCCCACAAAAAACGCTCAGGCATGGGTCAATAA
- the dusA gene encoding tRNA dihydrouridine(20/20a) synthase DusA, producing the protein MTALDRTFSVAPMMDWTDRHQRYFLRLISQHCLLYTEMVTTGALIHGDRERFLRFNAEEHPVAIQLGGSDPADLALCARYAEEHGYDEVNLNVGCPSDRVQNGRIGACLMAEPKTVADCIKAMQDRVSIPVTVKHRIGINGRESFEELTDFVGTLADTGCSTFIVHARIAILEGLSPKQNREIPPLKYDWVYRLKTLFPQLEIIINGGITSLEQCQQHLEAVDGVMVGREAYHHPYLLAGVDRLFYGSSTTAPSRHQVIELMTPYIEQQLANGVALQHITRHILGLFHLQPGAKRFRRHLSENAWKAGAGLETLMEAVSLCPEGSG; encoded by the coding sequence GTGACCGCTCTCGATCGCACCTTCTCAGTCGCCCCCATGATGGACTGGACCGACCGGCACCAGCGTTACTTCCTGCGACTGATCAGCCAACACTGCCTGCTGTACACCGAGATGGTCACCACCGGCGCCTTGATCCACGGCGACCGTGAGCGTTTCCTGCGCTTCAATGCAGAGGAGCATCCTGTGGCGATCCAGCTGGGGGGAAGCGATCCCGCCGACCTGGCCCTCTGTGCCCGCTACGCGGAAGAGCACGGCTACGATGAGGTGAACCTCAATGTGGGTTGCCCCAGTGACCGGGTCCAGAACGGCCGTATCGGCGCCTGCCTGATGGCCGAACCCAAGACCGTAGCGGACTGCATCAAAGCGATGCAGGATCGAGTATCCATTCCGGTGACGGTCAAGCACCGAATCGGTATCAATGGGCGGGAGTCTTTTGAGGAGCTGACTGATTTTGTTGGCACCCTTGCCGACACTGGCTGCTCCACCTTCATTGTGCATGCTCGCATCGCCATTCTGGAGGGGCTCAGCCCCAAGCAGAACCGTGAGATCCCCCCCCTTAAATACGACTGGGTGTATCGCCTGAAAACACTGTTTCCCCAGCTTGAGATCATCATCAATGGAGGCATTACCAGCCTCGAGCAGTGCCAGCAACACCTTGAAGCAGTTGATGGAGTCATGGTCGGTCGGGAAGCCTACCACCACCCCTACCTGCTGGCCGGGGTGGATCGTCTTTTTTATGGCAGCTCAACCACCGCCCCCTCTCGCCACCAGGTCATAGAGCTGATGACCCCCTACATCGAGCAGCAGTTGGCAAATGGCGTGGCCCTGCAACACATCACCCGCCATATTCTGGGGCTCTTCCACCTGCAGCCGGGCGCCAAGCGATTCCGCCGCCATCTCAGTGAAAATGCCTGGAAGGCCGGAGCCGGATTAGAGACCCTGATGGAGGCCGTATCCCTCTGCCCCGAAGGCTCCGGGTAA